One Aphidius gifuensis isolate YNYX2018 linkage group LG5, ASM1490517v1, whole genome shotgun sequence genomic region harbors:
- the LOC122856815 gene encoding N-acetylgalactosamine kinase-like, with amino-acid sequence MTDIKVDQYLPIYNKNNNFVPILKPNDFMNQRLKKISNFYEMEYKKKPNFFVRVPGRVNLIGEHIDYSGYPVCPMAIEHDILIAVGNDVSCGIHVTNIDEKYSKFYGYSLSKSREEIESEKIPHWWKYFLCGVVGGLLEVSNLSKEINKSLAAVVWGTIPPAAGLSSSSALVSSGVLAATVSHELWMPRDVLVERSAKSERLIGTEGGAMDHAIAFLGKEGTAELIEFNPLRTTDVKLPHDSVFIIIDTIERHNKAQCNNYNNRVTECKLAAKIIAVKYDKPWNNINTLYDIQKQLDKDLKQMSKIAASSLKTYDINEICDVMKVTVQKLQDSSVKVEQNDKRLFAVGQRAQHVFDEALRVMEFQNVCMDKECNNQINQLGELMNQSHKSLKNLFDCSTERIDRVVDLAIDCGAAGARLTGAGWGGCVIALTTKDKLHNFLFDIKNKLKVEFNLNDDYNMDTLVFPTQPGMGASIYLN; translated from the exons atgacTGATATAAAAGTTGATCAATATTTAccaatatataacaaaaacaataattttgttcCAATTTTGAAGCCAAATGATTTCATGAATCaacgtttgaaaaaaatttcgaatttcTATGAAAtggagtataaaaaaaagccaaatttTTTCGTTCGTGTACCTGGACG tgtaaaTTTAATTGGAGAACATATTGATTATTCTGGTTATCCAGTTTGTCCAATGGCAATTGAACATGATATACTAATTGCAGTTGGTAACGATGTATCTTGTGGGATTCATGtaacaaatattgatgaaaaatattcaaaattttatggaTATTCATTGAGCAAAAGCAG aGAAGAAATTGAATCAGAAAAAATACCCCAttggtggaaatattttctttgtggtgttgttggtggtCTATTGGAAGTTTCAAACttatcaaaagaaattaataaatcattagcAGCTGTTGTTTGGGGTACAATACCACCAGCAGCTGGATTATCAAGTTCCAGTGCTTTAGTTTCATCTGGAGTTCTTGCTGCAACTGTATCACACGag ctctgGATGCCAAGAGATGTGTTGGTTGAACGAAGTGCCAAGAGTGAACGACTCATTGGAACTGAGGGTGGAGCTATGGATCATGCAATAGCCTTTTTAGGAAAAGaag GTACTGCTGaattaatagaatttaatcCTTTAAGAACAACTGATGTTAAACTTCCCCATGattctgtatttattattattgacacaATTGAAAGACACAATAAAGCACAATGTAATAACTACAATAATCGTGTTACTGAGTGTAAACTTGCTGCTAAAATTATTGCagttaaatatgataaaccatggaataatattaatactctTTATGACATACAAAAACAACTTGACAAAGATCTCAAACAAATGTCGAAAATTGCTGCAAGCAGTCTTAAAACTTATGACATCAATgag ATTTGTGATGTTATGAAAGTTACAgtacaaaaattacaagattCATCAGTTAAAGTTGAACAAAATGATAAACGTTTATTTGCTGTTGGTCAAAGAGCTCAACACGTTTTTGatg agGCATTGAGAGTAATGGAATTTCAGAATGTTTGCATGGATAAAGAATGCAATAATCAGATAAATCAATTGGGTGAATTGATGAATCAAAGTCACAAAAGCCTTAAAAATCTATTTGATTGTAGTACAGAAAGAATTGATAGGGTCGTTGATCTTGCAATTGATTGTGGTGCAGCTGGTGCCAGATTGACCGGTGCTGG atggGGTGGATGTGTTATTGCATTAAcaacaaaagataaattacataattttttatttgatataaaaaataaattaaaagtcgaatttaatttaaatgatgattataatatgGATACATTGGTATTTCCAACTCAACCAGGAATGGGtgcatcaatttatttaaattaa